Genomic window (Arctopsyche grandis isolate Sample6627 chromosome 5, ASM5162203v2, whole genome shotgun sequence):
AccgatttcaacaaaacaaatttaggtgataattgaaaaaaaaaacacatggaTAAGCCTTgtaaagaggacacctatgtataagggaggtaccacttctggtcaacttgaaaatttgaaaaaaaaatcgataagcatttcagtaaccgatactaagtttcaattccataggactaacggtgttcaaaaaatacacagacacgcacacccattttttctagatcatgaaaaggtaatcagtagtcaccggagcctgagggggccgtgtattgttcaaaggttgtaaatgcattgttaaaggtttgccgaacaatggatagcactgtgactatcctacctctagtaatcagtgatcgattctgagttttaATTTTCtcgtgatcacaaaacttcatatattgttactacatatatagataaagtaaatatccgAAATCTCGAATAGCACACCTGTAACCTAGCACTGCAGGCACGACAGATAAAGGCGAAAATAAAGATAGCGGTGCGAATTTTAGGCAAGAAAATGACACGTCCTAATGTAACAACTATCGACTGTCGTTTCGACAGCCAATGGTCAACTAAAATTGCCGATAGCCGGAAACAGTGAGGGTACATTAATAAAGGAAGGGCAGGTAGTTGCATTCTTCTCCGAGTACTGTGAATGCTATCGTTTTTTATTTCGTTCTCTACTTATTTTCAAACATGTTTCGAAAAtgtgaaactatttttttaagagtcataatagaaatataatacaaaggcAATGCGTCTTCGCCTGATGAGTAAAATTTGTCGAGCATAGAaagtaatctaaaattttgtagcaAGCACCTTTGGCgttctaatttaaaattaaaataatttaaaaaatggcaaaatctaatttaaaaacatcaaaCCGCACCCTAATTTACTTGCCCGACGGTggtgtccccccccccccctaaaagcAGCGCTGCCTCTGATGAAGAAACTTTAatttgacgatacttggagaccagctccagtattctTCCGGGGTGGAGTGAGGAAGCCTGGCCTGTCTTCGTCCCGAAGGCAGAAAACGTAGCCACGCGGGTTTGGTATCATAACCTCAAGCACACGTGCTACCATTGTATACGAACTCCCCCCTGCTTGCTCTCTGTACATTTAACCTAAAAATACGGTTGATCACATACAGATTTACAAcctgtttttcattatatacaatCTCCCTCCATTTTCCATCTAGCAACATCACGCTTACATACGCACACGGTACGAGAGAGGGAGACAGAGCAGAGCcatcatcagcagagaccagaccacagaCGACGAAGGAAGACACCGTGAGGAAAGCCACTCCACCCTTACCGCTGAGCAACTCTACAAACATCATGACATCAGGTGGCATCTCGATTGAGAACCCCTGGCGTCCGTACAACATATTTAGGGAGTTGCAGGAAGCTCACCTCTCTTTACAATTGAAAACTGTTGTAAAGGTTTTCACAACGCTTTAAACTTAAAGTTTCATTGTAGAGATCCAAGCATTTGGAATCTGTCTACATTTTTTGGAAATGTGGAAATGTGTATGAGGTTGagttaaacaattttttttaattcaccgtataattttatttttttgccatattttgtatgaaatgtttttataaaaataagagaggggGCTGTGCAAAATTATTTGCACGCAGGTGAATAACCATAGAAAACATGGAAATTTCACAATAATGTAGCATCTGGTTGTTAGGGGACAAAGGCGATATAGTGAAATGCAACTCACTGAACCACAGGGAACTAATGGCTTCCGCGTCACATGACAAGATGACAACTCTACCATTCTTCGACTCATGCATGCCATactaatcattcatacatggATTCTTCTAGGCTACAAAGCTAATTCCCATACGAATACCATTATTACTAAAAGTCAGAAttcaatcaaatcaaaaatttacgGAAAAATTCTAATGAAATTCTAAGGCTTGTGTTTTACTGGTAAgtatttttgtcagtatttaaatatgaaaagtcAGTATTTATAAAACGCCAGTATTCATCGTTCAGTTTACAAGTaatcagtataaataataaaatgtaaatatttatattaaatggtcagtatttagGTTAAATGATAAGTTTAATTTTGCCGAATGCTCGGTATTACTTTTTTTGGTTGGGATTAAGGTTGATACGATCTTAATAGACAATTAATTCCCTGCAACACGCATTGCTATTTGTTCTGATAAATgaagggctgaaaaccagacttgtacaagtgacatttttaaaaaaatctggtttaagtgctaaaataatagcatatatgtcatttgtaccagtctggttttcagcccgtcaaatgtgatttttatactgtccatttgttatttataccatttgacatataataataaaatactgaccattttgtaataaaatactggtagaaaactgatttgtatacttaccgaaattgattaaaatactggccatttaatttgttgccaaagaaaattgacaacaattgaTTCACCTTCTTTTTGACATTTGCAAATGTCAAAAAGAAGTTGAAGTCAAACGTTTATTAGACTTGTTTTGTCGTTTTTCTGTCGAGTGGTGTTCTACacaatggagtgcagactttgccttTGTTCTGTTTCTgccgagtcttccgtctccatccatgacgaCCCTGATCCACTggtgcaacgcatttggacctgctgtcacCTGCAGGTCAGTGacagttacttttttttaaccctATGCTGTATCATTGTTCTCAGGTATCATTACAACCtacctttttcatttgcagGTTATGAAAGGTGACAGCTTACCAGATGTTATGTGTCTTTCGTGTGTCAAAAGTCTGGTATCGTTGAGCAGTTTTCGAGACATCTGTCTTAAAAGTGACGAAATGTCGAAACTGAGATTAAACGATTGTCCGAAAATCAAGCCGGAAGAAGTCAtattggaagatttaatatgggaggaTGTTACTTCGTCTGGTAACAGAACAAAAACGGTACATGATATTGAAACTCCACCGACAGAATCTCTATTACCAAAAGCTGCAGATGAAATATGCTCCACACATTCTGAATCAAGTCATGAAATTAATTCCCTAGATCCGTCTGTCCCTATGTTTGGATTACAGTTAACACAACAAAATCGTACACCTTTTGAATGTGGCGTTTGTTTGAAGTCGTTTACTTTAAAACCCAGCCTTGTGAGACATTCCAGAACTCATATGGGGGAAAAGCCATTTAAAtgcgacatttgttcaaaatcttttacTCGTCAATATAGCCTTGCAGTACATTTGAAATCTCACACTGAAAAAAACCcgcataaatgtaacatttgtttaaaaatatttacacaaaaagaCGATCTTGTTATGCATCGGAAATCTCACCCTATCGTCCAACCGTTCAAATGCGACATCTGTTCAAAATCTTTTACTCGTAAATACGGCCTTACAATACATTCGAAATCTCACACTGGAAACAACCCGTATACATGTAACgtttgtttaaaaacatttccCGTAAAAAATTATCTTAGACGACATTTGGAATCTCACTCTGGTGACAAGCcgtataaatgtgacatttgtttaaaaacatttgcTGCAGAAACTTACCTTAAACAACATTCGAAATCTCACTCTAAAGATAAACtgtatcaatgtgatatttgtttaaaatcatatacacGAAGAGGTAATCTACCAAGATATCATGTATGTACCAACACGTATGAAGTTTCACACTGagccatacaaatgtaacatttgttcaaaacCATTTCTTCATAAGTGGATTCTTGGTGAATACATGAAATCTTATGCTTGAATTAAATTGCACAAGTTTTTCATTtgcttaaccgtttgcccgcggtcGTCTTCTATGgtagctttgcgcgacaagtctgtagcgcggctgttgatttcatatttcaattttctaaattcaaGACAATTTCTttctgccaatccattttctaccttctatttttcccatggttatcaaacggagacattcgtattttggaccccgtatcatgtgtgtGAGTAACAAGTTGCCTAGCTCTCCCTATCATgtcgaggacagcttcatttgatactGTTTTGGTCCACGgcatcttcagcatacgcctgtagacccaaacaaattttaaaaatacatgaaaaaacTGATTGTCATtgtgaaatttcataatatataattttgtaattaaaaatattttatgtaataaatatgtttatatattttttataattcctGTTCCCTTGATTCAAAAGTCACCGAAAGTTATATACCGAAAATAAAATGCTGGTCATTTAATTTGTTGGCAAATTCAAATAACctttgtataaatgtacattGTAATcaggtaatataaaataataataataaaaataaaggtgCAGCAAACTAGGCACATGCCTAGGgcccccatttttcttttttattttatattgaaaaaataaaaaaataaatttggctttctttgaacttacaaaatattccatattcaacTAAtggaagtaacaatactgattgcaaaatattatattttacgaggcacgcaggaagttgactgtcaaatatcaacgaatcACGAATACaacttgtaaaacagcaaactgtaatttggaattgtattttatataaaactagctgagcccggcatgcgttgcaacgccacaataacgaatgcaattcccgttcccgttcccatttgtcggaacaacgcaggcagcgaacaccttggtcgcgacgcgaaaacatttgaaattatagcgttgcaatgacacccattcccgttttttttcatagaaatcttcccggacatgcatacaacaaatcctgaaagttccatcgtaatcggttcagtggtttaggagcctattcgagacaagcacacacagacattcatttatatatatagatactgCAGAAACACATGTATGAAtgtcaaccagcagcgtggactagtggttagcatatatgctttcgaaaatagtggtcacgggttcgagtatCATGGGTTGCTGCTGGCCACGAAAAAACtggaccagttttttcgtgaccaattttcgggtgtgaccagttttatcgtaaccagttttagtgtgacgtgTGATCACgcgtgaccgatctagagcgaccggttgtcctgtgaccgatttacatttgactagtaacACCGAACCGCAAAATActatggttacctgacaactcgttcacagattttccgtaaaccgatgatgcgctccaggcattacgtatacggccatctctttctcaccccgtctgttcaccatgatcttatTTACTAtcccattacgtatgcagccatctctttcacagaccgtctgttatcggtgaaaaaatggtctgtgaaagagatggctgcatacgtaatggcagagtaaacgagatcatggtgaacagacggggtgagaaagagatgaccgtatacgtaatgcctggagcgcatcatcggtttacggaaaatctgtgaacgagttgtcgtgtcaccaaaTACTATACATGCAAGGAATTGACAACCCTGTCGTGTTGCCATTCTGATTTAAAGCAAATGTCAAAAAGAAGGTGAAGTCATACATTCATTAGTCTTGTCATTTTTCTTTCTAGTAGTGCTTTGCacaatggagtgcagactttgccttTGTTCTGTTTCTgccgagtcttccgtctccatccatgacgaccctcatccactggtgcaacgcatttggacctgctgtcacCTGCAGGTCAGTGacagttacttttttttaaccttATGCTGTATCATTGTTCTCAGGTATCGTTACTACCCACCTTTTAAATTTGCAGATTTCGAAAGATGACAGCTTACCGGATATTATGTGTCTTTCGTGCGTCAACAGTCTGGAGTCATTGAGCGCTTTTCGAGATGTCTGTCTTCAAAGTAACGAAATATCAAAACTAAGGTTAAGCGAGCGTTCTAAAATCAAGCCAGAAGAAGTCAtactggaagatttaatatgggaggaTGGCACTTCGTGtgataacaaaacaaaaatagtagATGATATTGGAACTACACTGGCAGGACCTCCGTTAACGAAAACTCCAGATAAAATATGCTCCACACATTCTGAATCAAGCCATGAAATTC
Coding sequences:
- the LOC143912009 gene encoding uncharacterized protein LOC143912009 is translated as MECRLCLCSVSAESSVSIHDDPDPLVQRIWTCCHLQVMKGDSLPDVMCLSCVKSLVSLSSFRDICLKSDEMSKLRLNDCPKIKPEEVILEDLIWEDVTSSGNRTKTVHDIETPPTESLLPKAADEICSTHSESSHEINSLDPSVPMFGLQLTQQNRTPFECGVCLKSFTLKPSLVRHSRTHMGEKPFKCDICSKSFTRQYSLAVHLKSHTEKNPHKCNICLKIFTQKDDLVMHRKSHPIVQPFKCDICSKSFTRKYGLTIHSKSHTGNNPYTCNVCLKTFPVKNYLRRHLESHSGDKPYKCDICLKTFAAETYLKQHSKSHSKDKLYQCDICLKSYTRRGNLPRYHVCTNTYEVSH
- the LOC143912409 gene encoding uncharacterized protein LOC143912409: MSRTASFDTVLVHGIFSIRLHLFHRPSVIGEKMVCERDGCIRNGRVNEIMVNRRVVLCTMECRLCLCSVSAESSVSIHDDPHPLVQRIWTCCHLQISKDDSLPDIMCLSCVNSLESLSAFRDVCLQSNEISKLRLSERSKIKPEEVILEDLIWEDGTSCDNKTKIVDDIGTTLAGPPLTKTPDKICSTHSESSHEIHSPDPSLQLQQKNRTTFECGVCLKSFCSKPSLVRHSRTHTGEKPYKCETCSKSFTRQYNLALHLKSHTREESYECDICLKTFTHKGNLGTHRKSHTVVQPFKCTVCLKSFTRQYGLTVHLKSHTGDNPYRCDICLRTFAIKNYLRRHLKSHSTEKLYKCDICLKSYTRRGHLPRYHVCTNTYEDSQ